The following proteins are co-located in the Alphaproteobacteria bacterium genome:
- the ubiE gene encoding bifunctional demethylmenaquinone methyltransferase/2-methoxy-6-polyprenyl-1,4-benzoquinol methylase UbiE: MADFGYQKIPAAEKPGRVTGLFSGVASKYDLMNDVMSLGVHRLWKSYFVDMIDVNEYPHLLDVAGGTGDIAARFLEKGGKKVTLVDPTQGMMDQGQKKHKGKSIEWICAPAESLPFDDSTHGCYTISFGLRNVTDIDAALAEAHRVLRPGGQFLCLEFSRTQWPLLDKAYEIYGDRILPLMGEIVAKDRPAYQYLVESIRRFPSQMELEHKMRHVGFECVRHVNLSGGICAIHQGFKV, from the coding sequence ATGGCCGATTTCGGCTATCAGAAAATACCCGCCGCTGAAAAACCGGGCCGCGTCACCGGGCTGTTTTCCGGTGTTGCAAGCAAATACGATCTAATGAACGATGTTATGAGTTTGGGCGTGCATCGGCTTTGGAAAAGTTATTTTGTCGATATGATCGATGTTAATGAATATCCGCATTTGCTGGATGTCGCTGGCGGCACTGGCGATATCGCCGCGCGGTTTTTAGAAAAAGGCGGGAAGAAAGTAACCCTGGTCGATCCAACTCAAGGAATGATGGATCAAGGTCAGAAAAAACATAAAGGTAAAAGTATCGAATGGATCTGTGCGCCAGCGGAATCGTTGCCGTTCGATGATAGCACGCACGGATGCTATACGATTTCTTTCGGTTTGCGCAATGTCACCGATATTGATGCGGCGCTGGCCGAAGCGCACCGGGTGTTGCGTCCGGGCGGACAGTTTTTATGTTTGGAATTTTCAAGAACGCAATGGCCGTTACTGGATAAAGCCTATGAAATTTATGGCGATCGGATTTTGCCATTGATGGGCGAAATCGTGGCCAAGGATCGTCCCGCTTATCAATATCTGGTCGAATCGATCCGCCGTTTCCCGTCCCAAATGGAATTAGAGCATAAAATGCGCCATGTTGGGTTTGAATGCGTGCGGCATGTTAATTTATCGGGTGGAATTTGCGCGATTCATCAAGGGTTTAAAGTTTAA